One Moorella sp. E308F genomic region harbors:
- a CDS encoding TSUP family transporter → MVTPVVEILVFFFLSAAGFLAGFVDSVVGGGGLISIPALLLCGVSPSVVLGTNKLAGTMATLTSTISFAASDKVNFSLIKYLFPFSLLGATLGAHMVKYIPSQILKPLIIVLLICVSIYTLRKKDWGSISTYAGRNKKNIWLGAAVAAGLGFYDGFFGPGTGSFLIFAFLQFGFDFVVAAGNAKVLNFASNIASLATFILMGAVNYSYGITMGITMVIGALLGSRLAITKGTAFVRLMFIAITLLLVGKQVWDLLH, encoded by the coding sequence ATGGTTACGCCGGTGGTAGAAATTTTAGTGTTCTTTTTTTTATCGGCAGCCGGATTCCTAGCGGGATTTGTCGATTCGGTCGTTGGCGGTGGGGGGTTGATTTCTATTCCGGCCCTTTTGCTTTGCGGTGTGTCACCCAGTGTGGTTTTAGGAACGAACAAACTCGCCGGGACCATGGCTACCTTAACCAGTACCATTTCCTTTGCCGCTTCCGATAAGGTAAACTTCTCGCTGATTAAATATCTTTTCCCCTTTTCTCTGCTGGGAGCGACCTTGGGCGCCCATATGGTTAAATATATTCCCTCCCAGATTTTAAAACCGCTAATAATTGTGCTGCTCATTTGTGTAAGCATTTATACCTTACGCAAGAAAGATTGGGGTTCTATTTCCACCTATGCCGGCAGAAACAAAAAAAATATTTGGCTGGGTGCTGCTGTGGCGGCTGGGCTAGGTTTTTATGATGGTTTTTTTGGCCCCGGAACGGGGTCATTTTTAATCTTTGCTTTTCTTCAGTTCGGTTTTGATTTTGTGGTTGCCGCAGGTAATGCCAAAGTCTTAAATTTTGCCAGCAACATAGCTTCCCTGGCCACTTTTATACTAATGGGCGCTGTAAATTATAGTTATGGTATAACCATGGGGATTACCATGGTTATTGGAGCGTTGCTCGGTTCCCGGTTGGCAATCACTAAAGGGACGGCCTTTGTCCGTTTGATGTTTATCGCCATAACCTTGCTTTTAGTAGGTAAGCAGGTCTGGGATTTATTGCATTAA
- a CDS encoding MBL fold metallo-hydrolase has translation MARVEMKLLGTSAGPGVPAFFCECAACQEARADVAAARTRSTALLTIGNKRVLIDASPDLRVQLCREGVLDIDSVFLTHWHYDHFAGLGELEYYLRLKEKDRRLPIYLPPGYLGEFTSRFHRLTELVDLREWNYEHSYDLDGASLTPLRANHGIETAGFLIVAGKKLAYFPDTSWLPDETLAKVKGVDYLVCDATFYGDNWYPDTHMTVDGAIELGKSVGAGQTILTHLSMHYSSPVTVERLNKELAGTDGVRAGYDGLSMGL, from the coding sequence ATGGCAAGAGTGGAAATGAAGCTGCTGGGTACGAGCGCCGGACCGGGTGTCCCGGCTTTCTTTTGCGAGTGTGCCGCTTGCCAGGAAGCCAGGGCCGACGTTGCGGCAGCCCGGACGCGGAGCACGGCTTTGCTCACCATAGGGAACAAGCGGGTTTTGATAGACGCCTCGCCCGATCTCAGGGTACAACTATGCCGGGAGGGTGTGCTGGACATTGACAGTGTATTCCTGACCCATTGGCACTACGACCATTTTGCCGGATTGGGGGAGCTGGAGTACTACCTGAGATTAAAAGAGAAAGACCGCCGCTTGCCCATCTACCTGCCGCCCGGCTACCTGGGGGAGTTCACCTCCCGTTTCCATCGCCTGACCGAACTTGTGGATCTAAGGGAGTGGAACTATGAACACTCTTATGATTTAGACGGGGCGAGCCTGACTCCTTTGCGGGCCAACCATGGTATTGAAACAGCGGGTTTTCTTATTGTGGCGGGTAAGAAGCTGGCTTATTTTCCCGATACCTCCTGGCTGCCGGATGAGACGCTGGCCAAGGTGAAAGGGGTAGATTATCTCGTGTGCGATGCTACCTTTTATGGAGATAACTGGTATCCCGATACGCATATGACGGTAGACGGGGCTATAGAATTGGGGAAAAGCGTGGGTGCCGGGCAAACTATTCTTACGCACCTTTCCATGCACTACAGCTCCCCGGTGACGGTGGAACGGTTAAATAAAGAGCTGGCCGGGACGGACGGGGTCCGGGCCGGTTATGATGGGCTGAGCATGGGATTGTAG
- a CDS encoding radical SAM protein, protein MIRREIVYLVDKAKSGEFLDREEMAALFDIAPFTAESAYIQHAAREISSKVSSNTAEVHAHVGINVGPCVRNCKWCSFAAVNKVFAQAGVMPIEEIVRRCRKMEQNGANAIYLVATGTFPFGRLLEIIQEVRRNLSPDTVLIGNIDDFTLKEAYALRDAGLNGVYHAVRLREGIESSIPVEKRLATMRAAREAGLALGTCVEPVGPEHTTGELVEATIIARECGAVYSGCMRRIAVPDTEVGKRGMINEARQAHILAAIRLSTQHEMIGMCWHEPSVVGPLAGVNIMWAETGSSPRDTHEDCERTRGRTVAEVRRIYWEAGWKVLDGPSLIWKSGAGKLQRKVV, encoded by the coding sequence TTGATACGGAGGGAAATTGTTTACCTTGTGGACAAGGCGAAATCGGGGGAGTTTCTCGATAGGGAAGAGATGGCAGCCCTTTTTGATATAGCTCCGTTTACGGCCGAGTCTGCTTATATCCAACATGCCGCGAGAGAAATCAGCTCGAAGGTCAGCAGCAATACGGCGGAAGTGCACGCTCACGTCGGCATTAACGTGGGGCCTTGCGTTCGGAACTGTAAATGGTGTTCCTTTGCTGCTGTCAATAAGGTCTTTGCCCAAGCTGGTGTGATGCCCATAGAGGAGATAGTGAGACGATGTCGAAAAATGGAACAAAATGGAGCCAACGCCATCTATCTCGTCGCCACGGGGACCTTCCCTTTTGGACGGTTGCTGGAGATAATTCAAGAAGTTCGCCGCAACCTGAGCCCTGATACGGTACTGATCGGCAACATCGATGATTTTACGCTCAAAGAGGCGTACGCCCTCCGGGATGCCGGCCTCAACGGGGTATATCATGCCGTTCGTTTGAGAGAAGGTATTGAATCCTCTATTCCTGTAGAAAAAAGGCTGGCCACCATGCGCGCGGCCCGTGAAGCCGGCCTGGCCCTCGGTACGTGTGTGGAACCGGTAGGGCCCGAGCATACGACCGGAGAATTGGTGGAAGCAACTATCATCGCCCGGGAATGCGGTGCCGTATATAGCGGCTGCATGCGCCGGATTGCCGTACCCGACACCGAAGTGGGGAAACGCGGGATGATCAATGAAGCCCGGCAGGCGCATATTTTGGCTGCCATTCGTTTATCTACCCAGCACGAAATGATAGGCATGTGCTGGCATGAACCCAGTGTAGTGGGCCCTCTGGCGGGTGTCAACATCATGTGGGCAGAAACCGGATCCAGCCCGCGGGACACTCACGAGGATTGCGAAAGAACGCGCGGGCGCACGGTAGCCGAAGTGCGAAGGATTTATTGGGAAGCCGGGTGGAAGGTTTTGGACGGCCCTTCACTGATTTGGAAGTCGGGAGCCGGTAAGCTGCAAAGAAAGGTGGTATGA
- a CDS encoding aliphatic sulfonate ABC transporter substrate-binding protein → MMRGKRTAWSLLLVVVLLSLLGTGCTNQSPKPAEDAALKAVRLGIVPLPHYAHIWIAKKKGYIDEELLKAGYKLDWQPLNLGPVVSEAFAAGHLDVGVMGDFPAFIGRAAGTDYQIVSIASTAPKALAVAVGKDAGIRSITDLKGKKVGTTRGAYGTKLLSLLLDKNGMTMNDIQFVNLTMDDLAVALVRGDVDAGVMWDPLLTRMEDAGEIRVIADGTGVYQGTAVVVAATKFTNQNPMAVEALKAAFARGAQFIRDNPEEAIQLLTEDLKIPPAQLEKIVRKFNYDGTITDSLVAELKDTEVFLRKTGLIKNPVDMETFLCK, encoded by the coding sequence ATGATGCGGGGGAAGAGAACTGCTTGGTCGCTGCTACTTGTGGTGGTTTTGCTTTCACTGCTGGGTACCGGATGCACAAACCAATCCCCGAAGCCGGCGGAAGATGCCGCTCTAAAGGCCGTGCGGCTGGGCATCGTGCCGCTGCCGCATTACGCCCATATATGGATAGCGAAGAAAAAGGGATATATCGACGAAGAGCTGCTTAAAGCAGGCTACAAGTTGGACTGGCAGCCCTTAAATTTGGGTCCGGTGGTAAGCGAGGCTTTTGCCGCCGGACATTTGGATGTGGGCGTGATGGGGGATTTTCCGGCCTTTATTGGGCGCGCGGCCGGTACGGATTATCAAATTGTATCTATTGCCTCCACGGCGCCCAAAGCCCTGGCCGTAGCGGTCGGAAAGGATGCCGGTATCAGGAGTATCACCGACCTGAAGGGCAAGAAAGTTGGTACAACGCGCGGCGCTTATGGTACCAAACTGCTCTCCTTGCTCTTGGATAAGAACGGCATGACTATGAATGATATCCAGTTTGTCAACCTAACGATGGACGATCTGGCTGTAGCCCTCGTCCGGGGAGATGTGGACGCCGGAGTAATGTGGGACCCCTTGCTGACCCGGATGGAGGACGCGGGGGAGATACGCGTTATTGCCGACGGAACGGGTGTTTATCAGGGAACGGCGGTCGTCGTAGCTGCCACGAAATTTACCAACCAGAACCCGATGGCCGTGGAAGCGCTGAAAGCGGCGTTCGCCAGGGGAGCGCAGTTTATCCGGGACAATCCCGAGGAGGCTATCCAACTTCTTACCGAAGATTTGAAAATACCCCCGGCCCAACTTGAGAAAATCGTACGCAAGTTCAATTACGACGGTACCATTACCGATAGTCTGGTCGCTGAACTGAAGGACACAGAGGTATTCTTGCGAAAAACGGGCCTGATCAAAAATCCGGTGGATATGGAGACGTTCCTGTGCAAATAA
- a CDS encoding ABC transporter ATP-binding protein has translation MALQDLSFSVFPREFLCILGPSGCGKTTLLRIIAGLEPDYQGTVTLEGEPISGPGLERGVVFQEHRLLPWLTVTENLELALHKSNNGGKRELIRSYVQLVGLSGFEDAYPSQLSGGMAQRVAIARALINKPKLLLMDEPFGALDALTRLRMQQEILRIWEKEKTTVLLVTHDIEEAVYLGDKIIVLSQRPGTIKRIVEVNIPRPRNRSEPRFLQVRRQIYDELVEK, from the coding sequence ATGGCGCTGCAGGACCTTTCTTTTAGCGTTTTCCCCCGGGAGTTCCTATGTATTTTGGGGCCCAGCGGGTGCGGTAAGACTACCCTACTAAGAATAATTGCCGGCCTGGAGCCCGACTATCAAGGAACGGTTACCCTGGAGGGAGAACCGATCAGCGGGCCTGGCCTGGAGCGGGGCGTGGTATTTCAGGAGCACCGTTTGTTACCCTGGCTGACCGTAACCGAGAATCTGGAGTTAGCTTTGCATAAAAGCAACAATGGCGGTAAACGGGAGCTAATTCGGAGCTATGTGCAGCTGGTAGGATTAAGCGGTTTTGAAGACGCCTACCCGTCCCAGCTTTCCGGCGGCATGGCCCAGCGCGTGGCCATAGCCCGGGCCTTAATCAACAAGCCCAAACTTTTGCTTATGGATGAGCCTTTCGGCGCTCTGGACGCTCTAACAAGGTTAAGGATGCAGCAGGAGATACTCAGGATCTGGGAAAAAGAAAAAACCACCGTATTGCTGGTTACCCACGACATTGAGGAAGCCGTCTATCTAGGGGATAAGATAATCGTACTTTCGCAGCGTCCCGGAACCATTAAAAGAATAGTGGAGGTAAACATACCTAGACCTCGAAATCGCTCGGAGCCGCGGTTTTTGCAGGTGCGCCGGCAGATATACGACGAGCTGGTGGAGAAGTAA
- a CDS encoding DUF169 domain-containing protein yields MDNQQLVRIYKDILALRWEPVAVRLLRPGETVPAEVAEPTATLRHCQSIIAARRGYSLYMPPRRHACPDGAAIMGLIPMPPKLQSGELYLLFKKLPTLECARKMIAARPCFPAGSYEATLVAPLSKASFEADVVIFTLWPEQAMWLCMAQSYNSGERHIFKTSGYNSTCADLTVQPMQTGKMNISFGCYGSRAASDIDDFELYLSLPAAQLEIVARSLQKLAQKSIPEARHKIYMPPILDKAGVPKKNTRDLPAVQINIDTANCSGDGLCADFCPYGVLVMEEQDGRPVPVVKNPEQCTACYTCVGQCPAGVIQVLQQVP; encoded by the coding sequence GTGGATAACCAGCAACTGGTACGCATTTATAAAGACATATTAGCCCTGCGCTGGGAGCCGGTAGCAGTGCGGCTACTGCGTCCCGGTGAGACTGTACCCGCAGAGGTGGCAGAACCTACGGCAACGTTGCGGCATTGCCAGTCAATTATTGCTGCCCGGCGGGGTTATAGCCTGTATATGCCGCCGCGCCGGCACGCCTGCCCCGACGGGGCGGCCATTATGGGCCTTATACCTATGCCGCCCAAGCTGCAATCGGGGGAACTTTACCTTTTGTTTAAAAAGCTACCTACCCTGGAATGTGCTCGCAAGATGATTGCCGCCCGGCCTTGCTTCCCGGCTGGCAGCTACGAGGCCACCCTGGTAGCGCCGCTAAGTAAAGCCAGCTTTGAAGCCGACGTGGTAATCTTTACACTGTGGCCGGAGCAGGCCATGTGGCTTTGTATGGCCCAATCGTATAACAGCGGGGAACGTCATATTTTTAAAACCTCGGGTTATAACTCTACCTGTGCCGATCTTACCGTCCAGCCCATGCAGACAGGAAAAATGAATATTTCCTTCGGCTGTTATGGCAGCCGTGCTGCCAGTGACATTGATGACTTTGAGCTTTATCTGTCCCTCCCGGCTGCACAGCTTGAGATTGTGGCCCGTTCATTGCAAAAACTGGCACAGAAAAGCATACCTGAAGCGCGGCATAAAATCTATATGCCGCCTATATTGGATAAAGCAGGCGTCCCAAAGAAGAATACCAGGGATTTGCCGGCGGTTCAAATCAACATCGATACTGCCAATTGTTCGGGAGACGGTCTCTGTGCCGACTTTTGCCCCTATGGCGTGCTCGTCATGGAAGAACAGGACGGCCGCCCGGTACCAGTTGTGAAAAACCCCGAGCAATGTACTGCCTGCTACACCTGTGTAGGCCAGTGTCCTGCAGGGGTTATCCAGGTTTTACAGCAGGTGCCGTAG
- the nrfD gene encoding NrfD/PsrC family molybdoenzyme membrane anchor subunit has product MEDKQAIWGGLAAGYFFCAAFGAMVFAVIAFLDIITSPLAGEVSGPGSFLGLAAVGLGGLLLLAELGNKKRFLLVFSRMQSIMTKGAIFLACFIVVAAIYTSFWFDIFPWAGENVGRRIIGVLGIIFAVALAIYPGLELGEARGRSFWNGSALVPLWLAAALTSGLAGVILVAAVNGVSPAPTIAVLDKILLALIITQIILIATYILGMRRAALEEARRSAAMLLTGKLKNIFWWGIVVCGHLIPCLLYFGGSGAGILAVKSLFVLAGEVCLRVAFLQAGVRVSLPGEDNEWYQEEEIAILAARLEQTWQERAAWLNGK; this is encoded by the coding sequence ATGGAGGACAAACAGGCAATTTGGGGTGGGCTGGCTGCCGGTTACTTCTTTTGCGCCGCCTTCGGGGCCATGGTTTTTGCCGTCATCGCTTTCCTGGATATTATAACCTCGCCCCTTGCTGGTGAGGTAAGTGGCCCCGGCAGTTTCCTGGGCCTGGCTGCTGTCGGCTTGGGCGGCCTGTTGTTACTTGCGGAATTGGGTAACAAAAAGCGCTTTCTATTAGTATTCAGCCGTATGCAGTCAATTATGACCAAAGGGGCCATATTTTTAGCCTGCTTCATAGTTGTGGCAGCGATATATACCAGCTTTTGGTTTGATATCTTTCCCTGGGCCGGAGAAAATGTTGGGCGGCGGATTATAGGCGTCCTGGGCATAATCTTCGCCGTGGCCCTGGCAATCTACCCGGGTCTAGAGCTAGGCGAAGCCCGGGGCCGCTCCTTCTGGAACGGCAGCGCCCTGGTGCCCCTGTGGCTAGCGGCAGCCCTTACTTCCGGTTTGGCTGGCGTAATCCTGGTGGCGGCGGTGAACGGAGTGTCACCGGCACCAACTATTGCTGTACTGGATAAAATCCTTCTGGCCTTGATCATCACCCAGATAATCTTAATCGCGACTTATATCCTGGGGATGCGCCGCGCGGCCCTTGAGGAAGCCCGCCGGTCGGCGGCAATGCTCCTCACCGGCAAGTTGAAAAATATTTTCTGGTGGGGGATTGTTGTCTGCGGGCACCTCATCCCTTGCCTCCTTTATTTCGGGGGCAGCGGCGCTGGTATCCTGGCGGTAAAATCATTGTTTGTTCTGGCAGGGGAAGTCTGCCTGCGAGTTGCATTTCTCCAGGCCGGCGTCCGGGTAAGCCTTCCGGGTGAAGATAACGAGTGGTATCAGGAAGAGGAAATAGCCATCCTGGCCGCACGCCTGGAGCAGACATGGCAGGAAAGGGCGGCCTGGCTCAATGGCAAATAA
- a CDS encoding ABC transporter permease, whose product MGLVEGRGVMETVLRRSFKEYRLPTVLNTAGKKWFAPVLLLLMWHWITTGGRVKPILLPSPESVLWALVETLNSGELAHHLGASLVRVLEGFALAAFLGIGLGMALGLSPLLSQMTEGIIQLLRPIPPIAWLPLAILWFGIEEGSKVFIITLGAFFPIFLNVLQGIRQTNEKVVEVARVFKVPRSKFIRKVIVPGSMPFIVAGLRIGLGYAWMCVVAAELSGGMSGIGYMLMDSRALAQTDRVLVGMLAIGVVGKTMDYVLQRLERKIIRWRSFYNGT is encoded by the coding sequence ATGGGGCTTGTGGAAGGGAGAGGCGTTATGGAAACCGTGTTGAGGCGGAGTTTTAAAGAATACCGGCTCCCGACAGTGCTGAACACCGCAGGGAAAAAATGGTTTGCCCCTGTCCTGCTGTTATTGATGTGGCATTGGATAACTACCGGCGGGCGTGTCAAACCTATTTTGCTGCCTTCTCCGGAAAGTGTTCTTTGGGCGCTGGTCGAGACGTTGAATAGCGGTGAACTGGCACACCATTTGGGAGCAAGCCTGGTTCGTGTGCTGGAAGGTTTTGCCCTGGCAGCTTTTCTAGGCATTGGCCTGGGTATGGCGTTGGGCCTGTCGCCGTTATTGAGCCAGATGACCGAGGGGATCATTCAGTTGCTGCGGCCGATTCCACCTATCGCATGGCTGCCTTTGGCTATCCTCTGGTTCGGCATAGAAGAGGGTTCAAAAGTTTTCATTATCACCTTGGGGGCGTTTTTCCCTATTTTCCTCAACGTCTTGCAGGGCATAAGGCAGACTAACGAAAAAGTGGTGGAGGTAGCGCGGGTATTTAAAGTTCCCCGGTCAAAATTCATCCGTAAAGTGATAGTGCCGGGATCCATGCCTTTTATCGTGGCCGGATTGCGTATCGGTTTGGGCTACGCCTGGATGTGCGTAGTTGCCGCGGAATTGTCCGGGGGAATGAGCGGTATCGGCTATATGCTTATGGATTCCCGGGCTCTGGCTCAGACGGACCGGGTTCTGGTAGGCATGCTGGCCATCGGCGTGGTGGGGAAAACTATGGATTATGTCTTGCAGCGGCTGGAAAGGAAGATCATCAGGTGGCGGAGCTTTTACAACGGCACCTAG
- a CDS encoding TIGR04282 family arsenosugar biosynthesis glycosyltransferase — protein MRQAVIVFTKVPRIGDIKTRLTKEKGGILTTEEAKILYEACLLDVIEVAIAACEDEGAELWICHDAIGDGAYLQSLLKSLAHPEKVKGVFADRGGSFDDCMQFAADYILKPREGTRKADSVIIIGGDLPTLQPATLKKAFTALARFSQSEAGREVVLQAGNPSTPAIGAALVEAPCQEGGFSLVGYTWATPFDFYGVFYNSDGITALDMLVNKAVAKKIPFTVLEMVPDVDIPIDLASIIPVLRSLELAAATDADVMVPRRTLAVLRELGLEATALPPER, from the coding sequence TTGCGCCAGGCAGTAATTGTCTTCACCAAAGTTCCCAGGATAGGTGATATTAAGACCCGCCTGACAAAGGAAAAAGGAGGGATTTTAACAACCGAAGAAGCGAAGATTCTCTATGAGGCCTGTCTCCTTGATGTTATCGAAGTTGCCATAGCGGCCTGCGAGGATGAGGGGGCAGAACTCTGGATCTGTCATGATGCCATCGGCGACGGCGCCTACCTCCAATCCCTCCTTAAAAGCCTTGCCCATCCGGAAAAGGTAAAGGGTGTCTTTGCCGACAGGGGTGGCTCCTTCGATGACTGCATGCAGTTTGCCGCCGATTATATACTCAAACCGCGAGAGGGAACAAGAAAAGCCGATAGCGTTATTATCATCGGCGGGGATTTGCCGACGCTGCAACCGGCTACCCTGAAAAAAGCTTTTACCGCTTTAGCCAGGTTCAGTCAAAGTGAGGCCGGACGGGAAGTAGTGCTGCAGGCCGGTAATCCTTCAACCCCGGCCATTGGGGCGGCCCTCGTCGAGGCGCCATGCCAGGAGGGGGGATTTTCCCTGGTAGGCTATACCTGGGCTACACCCTTTGATTTTTACGGCGTATTTTACAACAGCGACGGCATTACGGCCCTGGATATGCTGGTTAATAAAGCGGTGGCAAAAAAGATACCTTTTACCGTCCTGGAAATGGTTCCCGATGTAGATATCCCCATCGATTTAGCAAGCATCATTCCCGTACTGCGTTCCCTGGAACTTGCCGCTGCGACTGATGCTGACGTGATGGTGCCCCGCCGTACCCTGGCAGTCCTGAGGGAGCTGGGTCTTGAAGCCACCGCCCTGCCGCCGGAGCGATAG
- a CDS encoding GNAT family N-acetyltransferase → MANNLRARAEVTLARPEDGPELQALLQDWGMDLAGEPEQHAVIKVDGRIFAGGKITWLGENSFHLELLAVRREARGQGLGGMLLLELIKKPWAYCRSVLNGKFSTYRVTSIARGEAAGFYRQYGFRHCLFSDLAKAYQEQCNGCPEREACRPVPMIYIQEVS, encoded by the coding sequence ATGGCAAATAATTTGCGGGCCCGGGCGGAAGTGACCCTGGCCAGGCCCGAAGACGGCCCGGAGCTACAGGCATTATTGCAGGACTGGGGGATGGACTTGGCCGGGGAACCGGAACAACACGCTGTGATCAAGGTGGACGGGAGAATTTTTGCGGGAGGTAAAATAACCTGGCTGGGGGAAAATTCTTTTCACCTGGAATTGTTGGCCGTGAGGAGAGAAGCCAGGGGCCAGGGATTAGGAGGAATGTTGCTCTTGGAGTTAATAAAAAAGCCCTGGGCCTACTGTCGCAGTGTGCTGAATGGGAAGTTTAGTACTTATCGCGTGACGAGTATTGCCAGGGGGGAAGCGGCAGGGTTTTACCGCCAGTACGGCTTTCGCCATTGTCTTTTTTCCGACCTGGCAAAAGCATACCAGGAGCAGTGCAACGGTTGCCCGGAGAGAGAAGCTTGCCGGCCGGTGCCCATGATTTATATACAGGAGGTTAGTTGA
- a CDS encoding (Fe-S)-binding protein, with protein MNVARGGAGSGAGPRRELAEKCTACGQCAASCLLLEEIGEAPLDIACRGATVEEAFSCSLCELCTAVCPIGLSPAGMFAAKRVEAIAGGEFPIDDYRYLYPDRELNICKLYREKCNIHYQELPVDQEGEVAFFPGCTMITYGPDLTRAAFHHLAELWPRVTFLTDCCGKPLYQMGLKERGENFTAFLKDKLKKLGVRLLVTACPNCFYELRNRLAPEGIEVRTIYENWGPGAAGKGLITIHDSCPDRHEGIFAQQVREALRNSGYQLVEMEHYGANTFCCGSGGQISHFRPDLAMALTDRRLEEASDTGAGILAGYCLSCVLNFARAASGFRVRHVLDILLGQEEDYSEIKKRAKALFSGPEGEENWRRLMAE; from the coding sequence TTGAACGTTGCCAGAGGGGGCGCCGGCAGCGGCGCTGGGCCTCGCCGGGAACTAGCAGAAAAATGTACCGCCTGCGGTCAATGTGCCGCTTCATGCCTGCTACTGGAGGAGATTGGCGAAGCCCCCCTTGATATAGCTTGCCGGGGAGCAACGGTAGAGGAGGCTTTTTCTTGCAGTCTTTGCGAATTATGTACCGCTGTTTGCCCCATTGGTCTTTCCCCGGCGGGCATGTTTGCTGCTAAACGCGTTGAAGCAATAGCCGGCGGTGAGTTCCCTATTGACGACTATCGCTACCTTTACCCGGATCGGGAGCTAAATATCTGCAAATTATACCGCGAAAAGTGCAACATTCATTACCAGGAGTTGCCCGTCGATCAAGAAGGCGAGGTAGCCTTTTTCCCGGGATGCACCATGATTACTTATGGTCCGGACTTAACCAGGGCTGCCTTTCACCACCTGGCGGAGCTCTGGCCCCGCGTGACGTTTTTAACCGACTGCTGTGGCAAGCCCCTTTATCAGATGGGTTTAAAGGAGCGCGGGGAAAACTTTACCGCCTTTCTTAAAGATAAACTGAAAAAACTGGGGGTAAGGCTGTTAGTAACCGCCTGCCCCAACTGTTTTTACGAACTGCGTAACCGGCTGGCGCCGGAAGGCATTGAGGTCAGGACTATCTACGAGAACTGGGGACCCGGGGCGGCCGGTAAAGGATTAATTACCATTCATGATTCCTGTCCTGACCGCCATGAAGGCATCTTCGCCCAGCAGGTACGTGAGGCCTTGAGGAATAGCGGCTACCAGCTAGTAGAGATGGAACACTACGGGGCGAACACCTTCTGTTGCGGCAGCGGCGGTCAGATCAGCCACTTTCGTCCTGACCTGGCAATGGCCCTGACCGACCGCCGCCTGGAAGAAGCAAGCGATACCGGAGCTGGGATCCTGGCGGGCTACTGCTTAAGCTGCGTTCTTAATTTCGCGCGGGCTGCCAGCGGGTTCAGGGTGCGCCATGTCCTCGATATATTGCTCGGCCAGGAAGAGGATTATAGTGAAATTAAAAAAAGGGCAAAGGCCCTTTTTAGCGGGCCCGAAGGCGAAGAAAACTGGCGGCGGTTAATGGCAGAATAA
- a CDS encoding NADH:flavin oxidoreductase: protein MTNIHLFSPVKVKDLILPNRIVMPPMALGIAASEGEITPEMLEHYTLRARAYHGGSTYDAGQKFAGANTRAGVGLIIVEHAYISEEGQAHPKQLGIYHDRLLPGLTKLAAKIRSEGAIAGIQINHAGARVLENAVAPSGIPLPFLPRRSRQLSQNQEDGPGKAEELYIPFEERPHELTVKEIKELTEKFALAATRAKKAGFDLVEIHGAHGYLLNQFLSPLTNRRRDAYGGSLENRLRFPLEVIHAVREATGPEYPVFYRLGADDRLAGGLNLDESRRAVTILEAAGIDALDLSGGIGGYIKQGPEGFFLYLADAIKPVARVPVMVTGGIRTPQFADMVIRQGRADLVGIGRALLADPAWAQKAWLTLGKL from the coding sequence ATGACTAATATTCATTTATTTTCCCCAGTGAAAGTCAAAGACCTTATCTTACCCAACCGTATAGTCATGCCCCCCATGGCCCTCGGCATCGCTGCTTCCGAGGGCGAGATAACCCCGGAAATGCTTGAACACTATACCCTCCGGGCCAGGGCTTATCATGGTGGCAGCACCTATGACGCTGGACAAAAGTTTGCCGGGGCGAACACCCGCGCCGGTGTAGGCCTCATCATTGTAGAACATGCTTATATTAGCGAGGAAGGCCAGGCCCATCCCAAACAACTAGGTATTTACCATGACCGTCTCTTACCCGGCCTTACTAAGCTGGCAGCTAAGATCCGCTCCGAAGGTGCGATTGCCGGTATTCAAATCAACCATGCGGGTGCGAGAGTCCTGGAAAATGCCGTGGCCCCTTCAGGCATACCTCTCCCATTTCTACCACGCCGTTCCCGGCAATTGTCCCAGAATCAAGAAGATGGGCCTGGAAAAGCTGAAGAATTATATATCCCCTTTGAAGAACGCCCCCATGAACTAACAGTTAAGGAGATTAAAGAGTTAACTGAAAAATTTGCCCTGGCTGCCACCAGGGCCAAGAAAGCCGGCTTTGACCTGGTAGAAATCCACGGCGCCCATGGCTATCTTTTGAACCAGTTTCTTTCACCCCTCACCAACCGCCGCCGTGATGCTTACGGTGGTTCCCTGGAAAATCGCCTGCGCTTCCCCTTGGAGGTTATCCACGCCGTCCGGGAAGCAACGGGTCCCGAATATCCCGTTTTTTACCGCCTGGGAGCCGACGACCGCCTGGCAGGCGGCCTTAATCTTGACGAAAGCCGCCGGGCTGTCACCATACTGGAAGCAGCCGGCATTGACGCTCTCGATCTTTCGGGGGGCATCGGGGGTTATATCAAACAAGGACCGGAAGGTTTCTTCCTTTACCTGGCCGATGCTATCAAGCCGGTGGCCAGGGTGCCGGTTATGGTGACGGGAGGTATTAGAACGCCTCAATTTGCCGATATGGTTATCCGGCAGGGGCGGGCCGATCTGGTTGGCATCGGCCGTGCCCTGCTGGCCGACCCCGCCTGGGCGCAAAAGGCATGGTTAACCCTGGGTAAATTATAG